The Artemia franciscana chromosome 11, ASM3288406v1, whole genome shotgun sequence genome has a segment encoding these proteins:
- the LOC136033315 gene encoding zinc finger protein 239-like yields MAEQIPSFEFVAIKQEIKAEEEIFRTTDSTSSLDREDPKTTFSFSLVEVKEDPELAQIANNDEGIQAPIQFCKIESMEAQSSSISKRCHQCHLCNKQFFNSYSLNIHQRTHTGEKPYSCDICEKKFSLISSLNKHHRIHTGDKPYVCALCEKRFSSSSDLSKHRRVHTGEKPYKCDICNNLFTLASSLSKHQRIHTGDKPFGCSICEKKFSTSSDLSRHKNTHTGEKPYKCSVCEKKYSDNSSLRKHQRTHTGDKPHVCAICDKRFSTSSDLRRHQNTHTGEKPYTCGLCEKKYSDTSSLRRHQSVHEGGNP; encoded by the exons agaTTAAAGCTGAAGAAGAGATCTTCCGCACAACCGATTCTACCTCTTCGTTGGATCGTGAAGACCCCAAGACGACCTTTTCTTTCTCTCTAGTAGAGGTTAAGGAAGACCCTGAATTGGCTCAAATAGCTAATAATGACGAAG GTATTCAAGCTCCAATCCAATTTTGCAAAATCGAGTCGATGGAAGCACAGTCGTCTTCTATAAGTAAAAGATGCCATCAGTGCCATTTATGCAACAAGcaattttttaatagttatagTCTAAACATACATCAAAGAACTCACACTGGAGAGAAACCCTACAGCTGTGATATatgtgaaaaaaagttttctctgATATCAAGTTTAAATAAACACCATAGAATTCATACCGGAGATAAACCTTATGTGTGTGCCTTGTGCGAGAAAAGGTTTTCATCTAGTTCTGATTTGAGTAAACATCGAAGAGTGCATACAGGGGAAAAACCCTACAAATGTGATATCTGCAATAATCTGTTTACTTTGGCTTCAAGTTTAAGTAAACATCAAAGGATACACACCGGGGATAAACCGTTCGGGTGTTCCATatgcgaaaaaaaattttctactagTTCTGATTTGAGTAGACATAAAAACACTCATACGGGAGAAAAACCCTACAAATGCAGCGTGTGTGAAAAAAAGTATTCCGACAATTCTTCACTGAGGAAACATCAAAGAACACATACAGGGGATAAACCGCACGTGTGTGCCATATGCGATAAAAGGTTTTCTACCAGTTCTGATTTGAGAAGGCATCAAAATACTCACACAGGGGAAAAGCCCTACACCTGTGGCCTCTGTGAAAAGAAGTATTCTGACACTTCTTCTTTGAGAAGACACCAGAGTGTACACGAAGGGGGAAACCCATAA